One Danio rerio strain Tuebingen ecotype United States chromosome 13, GRCz12tu, whole genome shotgun sequence DNA window includes the following coding sequences:
- the htra2-10 gene encoding uncharacterized protein isoform X1 → MGSPFSLKNTITSGIVSSAQRGSKELGLSNSNMDYIQTDATIDFRNSGGPLINLDGEVIGINTMKVTAGISFAIPSDRVRLFLERSADKQNSWFGESGWKRRYIGVMMLTLTPSIIEELRMRDPSFPDVSHGVLIHRVIVGSPANRAGMKPGDVIIEINGVKVNTSEEIYNAVRTSESLNVVVRRGADLLMLHMTPESTE, encoded by the exons ATGGGGAGCCCCTTTTCTCTTAAAAACACCATCACATCTGGAATCGTCAGCTCTGCACAGAGAGGCAGTAAAGAACTGGGTCTCTCCAACTCCAACATGGACTACATCCAGACGGACGCTACCATAGAT TTTAGAAATTCAGGAGGGCCTCTCATAAACCTG GATGGTGAGGTCATCGGCATTAATACCATGAAAGTGACAGCAGGGATTTCCTTCGCTATTCCCTCAGACAGAGTCCGTCTCTTTCTAGAACGATCTGCAGACAAACAGA ACTCTTGGTTTGGAGAATCGGGATGGAAAAGGCGTTACATTGGAGTGATGATGTTGACTTTGACCCCCAG TATAATCGAAGAGCTAAGGATGCGAGACCCGTCCTTCCCTGATGTTTCTCATGGAGTTCTCATCCACCGTGTGATTGTAGGATCTCCAGCCAACAG agCCGGAATGAAGCCAGGAGATGTTATTATTGAGATCAATGGGGTAAAGGTGAACACGTCGGAGGAGATATATAATGCTGTGAGGACCAGCGAAAGCTTAAATGTGGTGGTCCGCCGGGGGGCCGACCTGCTCATGCTGCACATGACCCCAGAGTCCACAGAGTGA
- the LOC141377131 gene encoding serine/threonine-protein kinase pim-2-like gives MSSSSVLSAIQQYSDKMAFSKLINRLKKAFGVKCANEQPCEPLEPTGSTTENHRHLMTDDPAVAAGKQAGRQKKRKLKLSPIFFACFSRRRATVVDQLCVQEIHELHAEPISSSKFFCAAVSNLELEVLQPPALDAPADEDLDSKPEVNSFDSAVVIENDSAELHFPTDNESSLSEDSLEQELDSPSSSPSDEDNELPVSQQLITDDICDSALDENSNTSPDQVSQEDSAVKSTADNGTCLDNNDISCRYKLGKQLGEGGFGSVYEGIRIQDGLQVAVKFVQKTPNMQDVSSSCDQPLPLEITLANMASGGSRCPNIIKLLDWQVFENHYVMVMERPSPSMDLEAFLEVSGGVLSEKTAHTIMRQAVYAANVCCYRGVFHRDIKLQNLLVNPDTLEVKLIDFGCGDFMMESAYSLFSGTEAYIPPEFYEKGCYRAKPATVYSLGVLLFTMLHGEFPLAYDLYYLQHDWSKFTLSQECCDMMTACLHENPECRIPLEEMPYHDWSMLEF, from the exons ATGtctagtagttcagtactttctgcgATTCAACAGTACAGTGATAAAATGGCATTTTCAAAACTGATTAACCGTCTGAAGAAAGCGTTTGGTGTTAAGTGTGCGAACGAACAACCGTGTGAGCCACTCGAACCCACCGGCAGCACGACAGAGAATCACCGTCATCTGATGACCGATGACCCGGCCGTCGCTGCAGGAAAACAGGCAGGGAGACAGAAAAAGAGGAAACTCAAATTGTCTCCCATCTTCTTCGCCTGTTTTTCCAGAAGAAGAGCTACTGTTGTTG ATCAGCTATGTGTGCAGGAGATCCACGAACTTCACGCAGAGCCCATCAGTAGCTCTAAATTCTTCTGCGCTGCTGTGAGCAACCTGGAGCTGGAAGTTCTCCAACCTCCAGCTCTTGATGCTCCAGCAGACGAAGATTTGGACTCTAAACCGGAAGTGAACAGCTTTGACTCTGCAGTGGTCATTGAGAACGACTCTGCAGAGCTTCACTTCCCAACAGACAACGAATCCTCCCTCAGTGAGGACAGCCTGGAGCAAGAGCTTGATAGTCCTTCAAGTTCACCATCCGATGAGGACAATGAACTTCCAGTGAGCCAGCAGCTCATAACAGATGACATCTGTGACTCTGCCCTGGATGAAAACTCGAACACTTCACCGGATCAGGTCTCACAAGAGGACTCTGCTGTGAAGTCTACAGCAGATAatgggacctgcttggacaata ATGACATCAGCTGCCGCTACAAACTCGGAAAGCAGCTTGGTGAAGGAGGTTTCGGCTCCGTGTATGAGGGGATTCGCATACAGGATGGTCTGCAG GTGGCAGTTAAATTTGTCCAGAAGACCCCAAATATGCAAGATGTCAGCTCT tcatgtgaccaGCCACTTCCTCTAGAGATCACCTTGGCAAACATGGCCAGCGGTGGCTCCAGGTGTCCGAATATTATTAAGCTCCTGGACTGGCAGGTCTTTGAAAACCATTATGTCATGGTGATGGAGCGGCCTAGTCCAAGCATGGACCTGGAGGCATTCCTTGAAGTCAGCGGAGGAGTCCTCAGTGAGAAAACAGCACATACCATCATGAGGCAAGCTGTTTATGCGGCCAATGTGTGCTGTTACCGCGGGGTGTTCCACCGGGACATTAAGCTTCAAAACCTGCTGGTGAACCCCGACACACTGGAAGTCAAGCTGATCGACTTCGGGTGTGGAGACTTCATGATGGAATCAGCCTACAGTCTCTTCTCTG GCACAGAAGCGTACATCCCGCCAGAGTTTTATGAAAAAGGATGCTACCGGGCCAAACCAGCGACGGTCTATTCTCTTGGGGTTCTTCTGTTCACAATGCTCCATGGAGAATTCCCATTAGCGTATGACCTGTACTACCTTCAACATGACTggtccaaatttaccctctctcaag AATGCTGTGATATGATGACGGCTTGTCTGCATGAGAATCCAGAGTGCAGAATTCCTCTAGAAGAGATGCCTTACCACGACTGGTCCATGCTGGAGTTCTGA
- the htra2-10 gene encoding uncharacterized protein LOC100003428 (The RefSeq protein has 6 substitutions compared to this genomic sequence): MGSPFSLKNTITSGIVSSAQRGSKELGLSNSNMDYIQTDATIDFGNSGGPLINLDGEVIGINTMKVTAGISFAIPSDRVRLFLDRSADKQKSWFGESGSKRRYIGVMMLTLTPSIIEELRMRDPSFADVSHGVLIHRVIVGSPANRAGMNPGDVIIEINGVKVNTSEEIYNAVRTSESLNVVVRRGADLLMLHMTPESTE, translated from the exons ATGGGGAGCCCCTTTTCTCTTAAAAACACCATCACATCTGGAATCGTCAGCTCTGCACAGAGAGGCAGTAAAGAACTGGGTCTCTCCAACTCCAACATGGACTACATCCAGACGGACGCTACCATAGAT TTTAGAAATTCAGGAGGGCCTCTCATAAACCTG GATGGTGAGGTCATCGGCATTAATACCATGAAAGTGACAGCAGGGATTTCCTTCGCTATTCCCTCAGACAGAGTCCGTCTCTTTCTAGAACGATCTGCAGACAAACAGA ACTCTTGGTTTGGAGAATCGGGATGGAAAAGGCGTTACATTGGAGTGATGATGTTGACTTTGACCCCCAG TATAATCGAAGAGCTAAGGATGCGAGACCCGTCCTTCCCTGATGTTTCTCATGGAGTTCTCATCCACCGTGTGATTGTAGGATCTCCAGCCAACAG agCCGGAATGAAGCCAGGAGATGTTATTATTGAGATCAATGGGGTAAAGGTGAACACGTCGGAGGAGATATATAATGCTGTGAGGACCAGCGAAAGCTTAAATGTGGTGGTCCGCCGGGGGGCCGACCTGCTCATGCTGCACATGACCCCAGAGTCCACAGAGTGA